From the genome of bacterium:
TCCTGATCTCGCACACCTATCGCGATGACCTCGTGATCCGCCTTCAGCCGCCGGCGTCCGCGGCGATCAATCTGTTTTACGACGACGTGGTTCCGCCGGACGGGGCGAACAACTTGTACGGGACGTTCAACCAACAGTCGTCGGGCGTGCCGAACGACGGTTTCAACGACACGGTGAAGTCGTACGCCAATCGCGAATTTCATCCGTATTCCACGATCGGCGGCGACGACCTTTCCGTCATCAACGGGACGAGCGCGCAGGGCTGGTGGGAACTTGGCGTGTGCGATCGCCTGGCGCAGGACACGGGCACTTTCCATTCTTTCGCGCTCTACATCACGTACGCCGTCAGCACCACCACGACAACGCCGCCGACAACAACGACCACCGCGCCGGGTACGACGACCACGACCGAGCCGGGCACGACCACAACGCAGCCCGGTACGACGACATCGACCACGAAACCCACCACGACATCGCTTCCGCCGCATGACGACGACGATTTCGACGATGACTCTGACGACGTTTTTGACGACGATATTTCAGACGACGACGCCGGCGACGATGCCAAGCCCGACGACGATGGCGGCGGCGATTACTGGGATCCCGGTCCGGACGGCGAAGGCGACACCCCGCCGAACGAGAGCGAGGACGACGCGGGCGTCGACGCGACGGATGGGTGCGGGGTGTGAGTCGGGCGCAACGTGGCGATGTCAGGGCCGCAAGTCCTGAGCGAAGTGAAGGAAGCGAAGCGAAGTGCGCGGTCGGTTCCGCGTCGGAGTGAACGCGATTTTGGCCGGGGCGGTATCGACCGCGCACTCCGTCCGCCTTCGCTAAAGCTTCGGCGTGACTTCGTTTGCGGCCTTGACAATGCGACGGCGCGGCGATGCCGGGGCGGTATCGACCGCGCACTCCGTCCGCCTTCGCTAAAGCTTCGGCGCGACTTCGTTTGCGGCCTTGACAATGCGACGGCGCGGCGATGCCGGGGCGGTATCGACCGCGCACTCCGTCCGCCTTCGCTAAAGCTTCGGCGTGACTTCGTTTGCGGCCCTGACAATGCGACGGCGCGGCGATGCCGGGGCGGTATCGACCGCGCACTCCGTCCGCCTTCGCTAAAGCTTCGGCGTGACTTCGTTTGCGGCCCTGACACTTCTACCAGTTCCGGTAGCGCTCCATCGCCTGCGGGGTGAAGACGCGGAATCCGCAATTGTCGCAGGGGCCCGGGCCGTAGGGCAGGCCGTGGATGCGGCGGCGGGCGTTCATGGCCTCTTTCGCGTTCCAGAGCGTCGGCGGGTCTTTTTCGCCCAGGCGGCCGAGGTAGACGCGGGGGTGCTTTCCGCCTTGAAACGCCGCGGAGCAGCACGCGAACGCCTCTCCGTCGTGGCGGATCATCATCAATTCGAGCGGCTGGAAGCACTCGTGCACGCCGCCGGTCGGGGGCAGGTGAACGGCGACCTGCTTGGATTGGCCAAGCCACGCCGCCTCGTCGAAGCGCGCGGCCAGGCGTTCGGGCTCGCGCAACGCGGAGTCGCGCGCGTGCCGGCGGTGGTAGAGCTTCTGGTGCATCACGAACACGTCCGCGATGCCGACATCCGCCGCGATCTCCACGAGGCGCGGGATGTCGTCGAGATTGCGTCGCGAGACGGTGACGTTGAAGGCGAGCGACGTGCCCGGCGCCCGGTCGCGCAAAAGACGCGCGCGGTGCAGCAGCTTGTCGAGCCCCACGCCGCGCAGCTCGCGCATGCGCTCGTCGGTGGCGCCGTCGATGGAAAACAGCACGCGATCGACCGACAGCTCGCGGCAAAGCTCGATCCAGCCTTGCGTCATCGTCGTGCCGTTGTTGATGATCTCGACGGCGGCCTCATGGCTTTTCGCCAGGCGCACGATCGCCTCGGCGTGCGTGCCCAAAAGAGGCTCGCCGTAGCCGCCGAGCAGCACGCGTTCGGCGCGGCCGAACAGCTCGTCGATGTGCGGATAAAAACGCAGCGGCTCGAAATCGCCCGCGGGGTTTAGCCGGCCGTCGTAATAGTTGCGCGCGCAGGAATCGCACGCGAGGTTGCAGCGATTGGTCGGCTCGACCTGCACCTGAAGCGGCCAGCTTCGAAGCTCCACCTTGCGGTCGTTGCGCTCCTGGTCCGCGAGCAGGCGGTTGGCGCGCTTGGCCGCGAGGATCGGGCTTACGGTTTCGTCAAGCGGATTTCGCATGGATTGTGCACGAGGCCGCCCCCGTGGCGGCGATCCTGCCGCACGCGGACGACGCGTTTGAATTCGTGGATGTCATACGGCGTGCGCGAGACCCAGCTCTGGTATTCGTCGGGCCACACGCCGACGTTCAGGTAGTAGTCGCCGGCCAGCAGATTGAGTTTCGGAAAACGGAAGACGACCTCGTGCGGCCCGGCGACCGACGGGAACCGGATGTTCAGCCGGTGGTTGTTCATCCCGGACACCACAAGTCCGTCGTTACGCACGAATTGCACGCGGTAGCACGGATCGACAAGCGTGCCGTGCGTGTTCACCTGCAAGCGGACTTCGATCGGCTCGCCCGTTTCGTATTCCTCGTGGTCCTTCCCGTCGGTCCCCAGCACCGTTATGCCCGTGATGTTTGCGCCCTCGACGCGGTCGGTCGAGGGATTGAGCACCTTGTCGTCGAGCATCGGCGACTCGATGACGTTCCATGCGCGCTCGCAGGCCTCCATGTACTCCTTGATGACGGATTCCGTTCCGCCGAGCGCCATCATGTTGCCGTCGCGCAGAAGGAGGAGGCGGTCGCAGTAGCTCGATACCTCGGAGAGGCTGTGGCTTGTCACGATGATCGTCTTGTTCAGCTTGCGAAACTCGCGGATCGCCTTGACGCACTTGCGTTGAAACAGGAAGTCGCCGACCGAGAGCACCTCGTCGACGATCAACACATCGAACGGCACGTGCACGGCGATCGAAAACCCGAGGCGCACCTGCATGCCCGCGGAGTAGGTCTTGTACGGATGCCAGATGCGGTCGCCGAGGCCCGAGAACTCGATGATCTTCGGGTACAGCTCCTTGATATGAGCCGGCGGCACGCCGAGCAGCCCGCACTTGGTGCGGATGTTTTCGTGGCCGGAAAGGTCGCGGTTGAACCCGGTGGATGGATCGAGGATGTAGCTCACGACGCCCTGCACCGAAACCTCGCCGGCGGTGGCGTACGTCGTGCCCGCGAGGATCTTGAGCAGTGTGCTCTTGCCCGATCCGTTGTCGCCGATGACGCCCAGGCACTCGCCGCGCGCAATGTCGAGCGTCACGTCGTAGAGCGCGCGCTTGCGGTCGTGGAAATCCTTCGTCCCGAAGGCGAGCACTTCCTTAAACTTCTGCCCGCGCCGTGAATAGATGTGATAGTCCTTCGTCAGATTCCGGATCACGATCGCCCGCTTGGGATCGGGTCCGGCCGAAGGCTCCCTCTCGTCTTCGCTCTGAATCCGCAACATCCTTGGAATATTAGCATCCAGGCTGCGTGAAATCGACAAAGCCGCACGCAAGCGCGATCGCGGATCGGCGATGGACACAATGGACACGATGGACCGTATGGACATCGTGGACGTTTGAAGAAAGCGTTTGCCGAGCCGATTCGGTGGTGAGCGGGCAGTGGCTAGCGGTCAGTGGTCAGCGGTCGGTGGTCAGCAGTCAGCGCCCGTGACGATCTTCCAGACTTTCAGACTCCCAGACTTTCA
Proteins encoded in this window:
- a CDS encoding proprotein convertase P-domain-containing protein, whose amino-acid sequence is MRRTVRIGAGAAAMAVAAVMLAPLNALAQNLFYETKPEVSIPDADCPSATTGSIYVPDNVIVTDVNVGILISHTYRDDLVIRLQPPASAAINLFYDDVVPPDGANNLYGTFNQQSSGVPNDGFNDTVKSYANREFHPYSTIGGDDLSVINGTSAQGWWELGVCDRLAQDTGTFHSFALYITYAVSTTTTTPPTTTTTAPGTTTTTEPGTTTTQPGTTTSTTKPTTTSLPPHDDDDFDDDSDDVFDDDISDDDAGDDAKPDDDGGGDYWDPGPDGEGDTPPNESEDDAGVDATDGCGV
- a CDS encoding radical SAM protein, yielding MRNPLDETVSPILAAKRANRLLADQERNDRKVELRSWPLQVQVEPTNRCNLACDSCARNYYDGRLNPAGDFEPLRFYPHIDELFGRAERVLLGGYGEPLLGTHAEAIVRLAKSHEAAVEIINNGTTMTQGWIELCRELSVDRVLFSIDGATDERMRELRGVGLDKLLHRARLLRDRAPGTSLAFNVTVSRRNLDDIPRLVEIAADVGIADVFVMHQKLYHRRHARDSALREPERLAARFDEAAWLGQSKQVAVHLPPTGGVHECFQPLELMMIRHDGEAFACCSAAFQGGKHPRVYLGRLGEKDPPTLWNAKEAMNARRRIHGLPYGPGPCDNCGFRVFTPQAMERYRNW
- a CDS encoding Wzt carbohydrate-binding domain-containing protein, which encodes MIRNLTKDYHIYSRRGQKFKEVLAFGTKDFHDRKRALYDVTLDIARGECLGVIGDNGSGKSTLLKILAGTTYATAGEVSVQGVVSYILDPSTGFNRDLSGHENIRTKCGLLGVPPAHIKELYPKIIEFSGLGDRIWHPYKTYSAGMQVRLGFSIAVHVPFDVLIVDEVLSVGDFLFQRKCVKAIREFRKLNKTIIVTSHSLSEVSSYCDRLLLLRDGNMMALGGTESVIKEYMEACERAWNVIESPMLDDKVLNPSTDRVEGANITGITVLGTDGKDHEEYETGEPIEVRLQVNTHGTLVDPCYRVQFVRNDGLVVSGMNNHRLNIRFPSVAGPHEVVFRFPKLNLLAGDYYLNVGVWPDEYQSWVSRTPYDIHEFKRVVRVRQDRRHGGGLVHNPCEIRLTKP